The genomic segment GACGACACGAGCAGGCCGCGGACCTGGCGCTGCTCGAACGCCTCGAGGTAGGCGTCCTCCCGCTTGCGGTCGCCGTGGGAGTGCGCGAAGAAGACGGTGAGACCGAGCCGCTCGGCGCGGTACTCGACCTCCTGGGCGATCTCGCTGAAGTGGGGGTTGCTGACGTCGGGCGACAGGTAGCCGATGAGGGTGCTGACACCCAGTCGCAGCTGCCGGCCGGCGATGGAGGGGACGAAGCCCAGCTCGTCGATCGCGATCGCGATCCGTCGCGCCCGCTCCGCCGACACGCGGTCGGGATGATTGAGGTACGCCGACACGGTGCCGACGGCCACGCCGGCGCGGGCCGCCACCTGGCGGATGCCGGGCCGGTGTCCTGCTCGCTCCTCGGTCGCCGCCACGTCAGCGCCAGTCGTGCTCGGCGGCGAAGCCGAGGCGTTCGCGGATCTTGCGGGTCGACATGAGCGACTCGAACTCGCCGAGGTCGTCGGCCACCGGCGTGCCGGGGAACCACCGCTGCGCGACCTCGCGCGACGGGGCCGCGTTCCCCGACTCGGGCGCCGCGACGTTGTACACCTCGAACCCCGGCTGCGCGGCCGCGAGCGCGAGGGAGACGGCGAGCGCGCCATCGCGCGAGTCCACCCACGAGCCCAGCAGGTCGCGGCGGTAGCCGGGCTCGGCGGCACGGGCGAAGGTGCCGTACTCGTCGGCGGCGACGACGTTCGTGAAGCGCAGCGCGGTGATCGAGGTCTCGGGTGCCCAGTGGACGAGCTGCGCGGCGATCGCCTCCTCGGCGACCTTGCCGAGCCCGTAGGTGTTGTTCGCGCTGGTGTACGTCTCGTCTACCGGCAGCGAGGGCGGGGCGTCGTCGAACGGGAATCCCATCGCCGTGATGCTCGAGGCGAGCACGACGGTGCGGATGGAGGCGCGGTGGGCCGCGAACAGCGCGTTGAACGACACCGCGACGTTGTTGTGGAAGGTCGCGGCATCCGGGACGAGTCCGTTGACAGGGATGGCGGCCAGGTGCACGAGCGCGTCCAGGCCGTCGTGACGCGCGGTCACCGACAGGAACGCGTCGAGCGTCTGGCCGAAGTCCGTGAGGTCGACGCGGGTGAAGCCGGGACCGGGAGTGCCGGTCAGGTCGAAGCCGATGACGTCGTGGCCGTCGGCGCGCAGCCGCTCCACCGTCGCCCGGCCGAGCTTGCCCCCGCTCCCGGTGACGCCGATCTGCATGCCGTACCTCCTCGTCCGACACCTCGCGAAACTTGAAACGTTTCGTTTTCGATGCGACACTCACTGTACACGCTAAATGAAACGTTTCGGAGTACTGAGAGAGGACACCGATGTCCGTCACCGTCGAGGCTCCCCGCATCGAACACCACCGCGAGCCGCTCGGCATCGGAGAGCGGATGCCGCGACTCTCGTGGCGCGTCGCCTCCGCACCGTCGGGCTGGCGCCAGGCCGCCTACCGCGTGGAGCTCGAGCAGCGCGGCGCCGCGACCTCGTTCGAGGTGCAGAGCCCCGACCAGGTGCTGGTGGCCTGGCCCGGCGAGCCCCTGCAGTCCCGCGAACGGGTCACCGTGCGCATCGCCGTGCGCGGAGCCGACGACGCGTGGTCCGAGGCATCCGCCCCCACCTCCCTGGAGGCGGGGCTCCTCGAGCCCGGGGATTGGACCGCACGCCCCGTCGGCGCCACGCGCAACGAGAACCCCAACACCGACGACCGGCGGCCGTCCCTCGTGCGCCGGGGCTTCGAGGCGCGAGAGGGCGTTGTGCGGGCACGGCTGTACGCGACGGCGCACGGCGTCTACGAGGCTGAGCTCAACGGCGAGCGCGTGGGCGACGACACGCTCTCTCCCGGGTGGACGGTCTACGGCACGCGGCTGCGGTACTACACGTACGACGTGACCGCACTCGTGCGCCCCGGCCACAACGCCATCGGCGCGTGGCTGGGCGACGGCTGGTATCGCGGCCGCCTCGGCTGGCGCGGCGGGTTCCGCAACGTCTACGGGTACGACCAGTCCTTCCTCGGACAGCTGGAGCTGACGTACGCCGACGGGACCCGCGAGGTGATCGCCACCGACCACTCGTGGCGGTCGGCGCCGAGCCCGATCCTGCAGAGCGGCATCTACGACGGCGAGGACTACGACGCGCGCGAGGAGCAGCCCGGGTGGTCCGCACCCGCGTTCGACGACTCCGCGTGGGAGGGCGTGCAGGAGCGCCACCGCGACCCGGCCACGCTCGTCGCCCCCACCGCGCCCCCGGTGCGGGCCACCGAGGAGCTGCGTCCCGTCGAGGTGCTCACGGGTCCGAGCGGCTCGCGCATCCTCGACTTCGGCCAGAACCTGGTCGGGCGGGTGCGGATCCGCGTGTCGGGCCCCGCGGGAGCGACCGTGACGCTGCGTACCGCCGAGGTCATGCAGGACGGCGAGATCTACACCCGGCCGCTGCGCGCGGCGCGCGCGGCCGACAGCTACACTTTCGCCGGCCGTGACGCCGAGGAATGGGAGCCGCGGTTCACTTTCCATGGGTTCCGCTATGTCGAGGTCGGGGGATGGCCGGGAGATCTGGATGCCGATGCCGCCGCGGGCGCCCTGGTGGCGCGGGTCTACCACACCGATCTCGAGCGCACCGGCTGGTTCGAGTCCTCTGATCCGGCGCTGAACCGCCTGCACGAGAACGTCGTGTGGGGGATGCGCGGCAACTTCGTCGACATCCCCACGGACTGCCCGCAGCGCGACGAGCGGATCGGCTGGACGGGCGACATCCAGGTGTTCGGCCCGACCGCCTCGACGCTGTTCGACGTGTCGGGCATGCTCTCGGGCTGGCTGCGGGACGTCGCCATCGAGCAGCTTCCCGACGGGACCGTCCCGTGGTACGTCCCGGTGATCCCCGCCGTCGACAAGTGGACGCCGATGCGGCCGGGGGCTGCCTGGGGCGATGTGGCAACGTTGCTGCCGTGGACGCTGTACGAGCGCTTCGGCGACGTCGCGGTGCTCGAGGCGCAGTTCGACAGCGCCCGCCGGTGGGTGGATCTGCTCGAGCGGCTCGCCGGCCCGTCCCGCCTGTGGGACACCGGCTTCCAGCTCGGGGACTGGCTCGACCCGGCCGCGCCGCCGCACGATCCCGCCGACGCCCGCACCGACCGGTACCTCGTGGCGACCGCCTACTTCGCCAAGTCGGCACGCACGGTCGCCCGCATGGCCGACGTGCTCGGGCTCGCCGAGGAGCGGACGCACTACGACGCGCTCGCCGGCGAGGTCGTCGCCGCGTTCGCCGAGGCGTACGTGAACGACGACGGCACCATGACCAGCGACGCGCAGACGGCGTACGCGCTCGGGCTGCGATTCGACCTCATCACCGACCCGGGGCGGAGGGATGCCGCGGCCGCCCGTCTCGCGCAGCTCGTGCACGAGGCGGGGAACCGCATCTCGACCGGCTTCGTCGGCACGCCCCTGGTCTCGGATGCGCTGAGCTCGGGCGGGCAGGTGGAGACGGCGTACGACCTGATCCTCGAGCGCGAGTGCCCCTCGTGGCTGTACCAGGTCGAGCAGGGGGCGACGACGGTGTGGGAGCGGTGGGACTCGCTGCTGCCGGACGGAACGGTCAACCCGGGCCAGATGACGTCCTTCAACCACTACGCCCTGGGTGCGGTCGCCGACTGGATGCACCGCGTCATCGCCGGCCTCGCGCCGGATGCCCCGGGCTACCGCCGCATCCGCTTCGCACCCCGGCCCGGCGGCGGACTCACGTCGGCCTCGGCGCGCCAGCTCACCGCGTACGGCGAGGCGGCGATCGCCTGGCGCATGGCCGACGGGCGCCTGCACGTCGAGGCGACGGTGCCGATCGGCGCCGAGGCCGTGCTCGACCTGGCCGGCGCCCGCGAGGAGACGCTTCCGCCCGGCACGCACACCCGCGACGTCGCCCAGACCGCCTGACCCTCCGGGACGCCCCGTCCCGAGGCGGGCCTGAGTCGCCAAGACACGCCGTACACCGCATCCTCGCCCGGCGCGTCTTGGCGATTCGCATGCGCGTGCTGCGTGGACGAATGTCTAGCGTTCTGCGCAGATAGTGAATATCCTTTCGTTAGCGAATCGTCAATCGATTCGCCACGATCGGAGACGCCGTGCCCCTCACGCCATACACCCGGCAAGCGGACGGCCAGGTGCGTCTGCTCACGAAAGTGGCCCGCATGTACCACGAGCGCGGCGTCCGGCAGGCCGACATCGCCACCGCGCTCAATATCTCACAGGCCAAGGTGTCGCGGCTGCTCAAGCGCGCGGAATCCGTCGGCATCGTGCGGACGATCGTGACCGTCGCCCCCGGCGTGCACGCCGAGCTCGAGGAGCGGCTCGAGGAGAAGTACGGCCTCGCGGAGGCCGTGGTGGTCGACGTCGACCCGGACGCCGACGAGAAGGAGCTCCTGGCGTCGCTGGGCGCGGGCGCCGCCGGCTACCTCGAGGCCACGCTCTCGGGAGCCGACCGGATCGGCGTCTCGTCGTGGAGCCAGACGATCCTCGCCATGGTCGACCGCATGCGGCCGTTCACGGTGCGTGGCGCGACCGAGGTCGTGCAGCTGCTCGGCGGAGTGGGCGCACCCGAGGCGCAGAGCCACTCCAACCGCATCCTCGGCGAGCTCGCCCGCACGCTCGGCGCCGAGCCGGTGTACGTGCAGGCGCCGGGCGTCGTCGGCGATCCGGCCATCCGCGACAGCCTGCTGCGGGACCCCTCGATGCAGGAGGTCGCCCGGCACTGGAGGGACCTCACCATGGCGATCATGGGCGTGGGCAGCATCGAGCCGTCGGACGTGCTCGCCACCAGCGGCAACGCATTTCCGCCCGAGGAGCGGCAGGCGCTCCTGGACGAGGGCGCCGTCGGCGACATCTGCCACCGCATCTTCCGCGCCGACGGCTCACTGGTGCGCGGCGCGATCGACGACCGGATCATCGCGATCCCCGTCGAGAACCTGATGCGCATCCCCCGCCGCGTGGGGATCGCCGGCGGCGACCGCAAGCTCGAGGCCATTCACGGCGCCCTCGCGGGCAGCTGGGTCACGACGCTGGTCACCGACCTCCGGTCGGCGGAGGCGCTCGCCGACCGCTGACCGCTGGCCGCCGACCGCTGGCCGCGACTCTCAGCGCTGCGAGAGCGACTCCGCCAGGCGCTCGACGCCGAGCCGCGGGCTGGTGAGCACCGGCACCTCGACCGAGACGGCCTCGGCGGCGGAGGCCATGGACGCCTGCGCCAGCACGATGACGTCCGCCTCGGCCGCGCCGCGCTCGATCGCCGCGGCGACCAGACGGTCGTGGGTGGTGCGGTCGCCCCCGGCAACGGCTGCGAAGGCCCCTTCGATGACCTCGCTGGAGAACTCCGGCTCGACGCCGGCGAGCGCGGCCCGTTCCCGGAGCAGTCCCAGGGTGGGCCGGCAGGTGGTCGGCAGGGTCGCGAGCACGCGGATGCGGCTCCCCGCGCGCACCGCGGCATCCGCCATCGCCTCGTCCACGCGCAGCACGGGAACCCCGGCGGCGGCCGCGGCGGGGGCCGCGAGCTCCGAGATCGAGGAGCAGGTGAACATGACGGCGTCCGCTCCCCCGGCCGCCGCGGCCCGCACCAGGTCGTCGATCCGCTCGCGGACGGATGCCGCGCGCTCATCGTCGCCGAGGTCGGCGACGATCTTGTCGTCGAGGTAGTTCACCACCGTCGCGCCGGGCAGATACTCGGCCGCCAGCGCCCCGAACGGAGCGATGTTCACGGCACCGGTGTGGAGGAACGCGATCCGCTGTGCAGAGCCCATGCAGTCAGCCTCTCAGCTTCTCAGCCCTTGAGGGCGCCGCCGGACATGCCGGCCATGATCTTCTTGTTGAGCGTCAGGAACAGGATGAGCAGCACGAGGATGTTGATGCTGACCGCCGCGAACAGCGGTCCGTACTGCGTCGACCCATACTCGTCGCTGAGACTCAGCAGCCCCACCTGGATGGTGGCGAGGTCGGGCCTGGTCGTGAACGTCAGGGCGATCAGCAGGTCGTTCCACACGCTGAAGAACTGCACGAGGCCGATCGTCAGGATCGCGTTCTTCATCATCGGGATGCCGATCACGAAGAACGACCGCAGCGGCCCCGAGCCGTCGACCGTGGCCGCCTCGAAGATCTCTCGGGGAACCGATCGGAAGTACGTCGCCATGAGGAACGTCGTGAGCGGCAGGCCCATCACGGTGTACGTGATGATGAGCGGCCACAGCGTGTCGGTGATGCCGATGCGGAAGTAGGTGATGAACAGCGGGACGAGGATCATCTGACCCGGCACCATGATGCCGGCGAGGATGTAGAGCAGGACGCCGTTGCGGCCCTTCCAGATCATCACCTCGAGGGCGTACCCCGCCGCGACACCGATGAAGACGATCAGCAGCACCGACGGGATCGTCACGAGCACGCTGTTGAGCCAGTTGCGGGCGACGTTGCCGTTCGTCAGGGCGGTGACGTAGTTGTCGAACTGCCACGTCTCGGGGAGCGAGAGCGCCGGATTGGAGAGGAACTCGGACTGGGTCTTGAACGAGCCCAGCACCATCCAGACCTGCGGGTAGAGCACCACGATCATCAGCACCGCGACGATGATCCACACCGGGAGCCGGCGGACCGCGCGCAGGAGACCACGGCGGGTGCGGTTGGGCGCGGGCCGGTGGACGGTGGGCGTGGCGACCGTGGCGGCGGTCTCGGGCTGCGTCAGGGTCATGTCAGGCCTCCGCCTTGCGACGCGACGATCGGAAGATCGCGAGGGTGAACACCAGGCAGAGAGCGGTGAGGAGGACGGCGATGGTGGAGCCGTAGCCGTACTCGGCGTACTCGAACGCGGTGCGGTACATGTACAGCGTCATCGGCGCGGTGGACGTGCCGGGGCCGCCGCCGTTGAGGGCGAGGAGGCTGTCGAACACCTTCAGGGTCGCGTTCAGGCTGAAGATGATGGAGGAGAGCAGGATCGGCAGCGACAGCGGCACGACGATGTGGCGGACGAGCTTGAGACCGTTCGCCCCGTCGAGCCGGGCCGACTCGATGACCTCCTCGGGGATGTCGAGGAGTCCTGCGTACAGGAGCACGGCATAGAAGCCCATCGAGCTCCACAGCGTCATCACGATGGCGGTGGTCATGGTCCCCACCGTCGAGGCGAGCACCTCCACGCTCTCGCCGCCGAAGAAGTTGATGATGTCGTTGACAGGGCCCTGGTTCTCACCGACGGCGACGAAGCTGCGGAAGAGCAGGGCCACGGCCACCGTCGGAAGGACGGTCGGGAAGAAGACCAGCGTCCGCACGAGGGTCGAGCCCTTGCGCAGGACGAAGACGTACAGCAGCGCCAGGGCATAGCCGAGGGCCACCTGAAGGGCGGTCGCGACGACCGCGAAGAAGACGCTCACCCACATCGACTGCAGGGCGGCGGGGTCGGTGAAGAAGGTGGCGAAGTTCTGCAGCCCCACCCACTCGAAGCCGCGGAGCGAGTTGCCCTCGAAGAACGAGAGGCCGAGCGACCAGCCGACCGGGACGACCTTCAGCAGCGTGTACAGCACCAGGGCCGGTGCCAGCAGGATGAAGATCGTCTTCCGATCTCCGAAGATCGAGTTCATCTGCGAACTGCTTTCTCGTGTGGAACCGGCTCCCCGGGGGAGCGCCCGGGGAGCCGGTGCGGGATGTCAGCCGTTGGCGTCGATGCTCGCCTGGAGCTCGGCCATGTAGTCCTCCGCGCTCATCTGACCGGTCGTGAGCAGCGTCGCGTTCGTCGATGCGAGCGAGTTGCTCTTCGAGTCCATCAGAGCCTCGAACCACAGTACGGTCTCGTCGATGCCCGCGATCCGCTCCTGCATCTCGGCCGTGTTCGCCGAGAGGTCGGTGACCTCGCCGTTGACCTTGAAGCCCGAGATGACGCCGGCGTCCTGCAGCGCCTGCTGGCCGTAGTTCTCGGCGATGCAGCTCACCCAGTCGACGACCTTGGGCCCGAACTGCTCGGCGTTGATGATCATCGGGGCACCGGCGTTGGCCGCGTACTGGTCGATCGAACCCTTGCCGCCCTCGACCTCGGGGAACGGCATGAACCCGACGTTCTCGCCGCCGATCTGGTTGCGCTCGGGGTCGTTGATGGCGCTCAGCAGCCACGAGCCGTCGTAGGTCATCGCGGCCTGGCCGGTGAGGAACATGTTCGACGAGGTGTCGCCGTCGCGGGTCGAGAAGCCCTCGCCGAAGTAGCCGGCGGCCGCGAAGTCGGCGAGCGCCTGCGCGCCCTCGACGTACTCGGGGTCGGTGAGCTTGGCGTCGCCGTCGCGCACGGCGGCCATGGCCTCGGGCCCGACGTTGCGGAAGATGTACATGCCCATGATGCGCGTGAGCGGCCAGCCGTTGGCGCCCGCCTCGGTCATGGGGACGACGCCCGCGCCGGCCAGGGTGTCGGCTGCGTCGACGAGCTCGTCCCAGGTCTGGGGCTCCTCGATGCCGTTGTCGGCCAGGATCTCCTTGTTGTAGAAGATGCCCTCGATGTTGTACTGGTACGGCATCGAGTACATGCCGCCGTACACCTGCTCGACGGTCGAGGCGGCGGCCGGCAGGACGTTGTCCCACGCGTCGGCTCCTTCGAGCGCCGCCTTCAGGTCGCCCACGAGACCGGCGGCGTTGAGGTCGCCGTCCGGGCGGATGAGCGCGGTGCCCGCGATCGTGTGAGCCGGGAGCGCGCCCTGGCTGGCCAGCAGCGTGACCTTCTGCACGGTGTCGGCCTGCGCGACCTTCTGGTGCTCCAGCGGGAGCGCCTCGTTCTCGGCCTTGCACGCGCCCTCCGAGAGAGCGGTCAGCTGCTCCTCGAGAACGGGGTTCTCGTTGGCGGTCATGACGGTGAAAGTGTCGGGGTCGGTGCCCCCGGCCCCGCTGCCGCCGTCCGACGAGCCGGAGTCGGCGTCGCCGTTGCCTCCGGCGCATGCGGCCAGCGGCAGCACCGCTGCCAGTGCGATGCCGAGCACCGCGATGCGGCGACGGTTGCTGCGTGTATTCATAGCGTCCTCCTTGACGACGACCATGCGGGTGAAAGGTACGACACGACAGTAGGCAGGATTTCGACGTGTGTCAACAGTCAGTACTGAAATTCTATTCACTTTGAGACGATTCAGGGGTTAGACTGCATTTCCATGCAGCGTTGCGAGAACTTTCAGCCACGCTTAGTCTGACCCGCATCGGCCCGTGCTTGCCGCGACGCAGCGACCGGCACGAGACTGAACGCCACTCGGAAGGAACCGTCATGACCGCCACGACCGCGACCAGGGCCCACGCCCGGCTGCGACCCCTCGGCGCCGAGAGCGCGCGCTGGGCGAGCGGCTTCTGGGGAGATGTCCACGATCGCACGCGCGACGTGACGATCCCGCAGATCTGGTCCTCCCTGAGCGATCCGTCCGTCAGCCCGGGCCTCGCCAACTTCCGCATCGCGGCCGGCCTCGACGCCGGGGAGCACTCCGGTCCGCCGTTCATGGACGGCGACTTCTACAAGTGGCTCGAAGCCGCGATCGCCCGGCTCGAGACCGACCCCGACCCCGAGCTCGCCGCCCGCATCGAGGAGATCGCCCGCCTCATCGCGTCGGTGCAGCGCGAGGACGGCTACCTGCACACCCCCACGATCATCTCGTCCCGCAACCACGAGGACGTCATCGCCCTCGCCGACCGGTTCAACTTCGAGACGTACAACCTCGGCCACCTCATCACGGCCGGGGTGCGCCACTACGAGGTGACCGGGTCGACCACGCTGCTCGAGGCCGCCCGCAGGGCCGCCTCGTTCCTCGAGAACCTGGCGACGAACAAGCCGCTCGAGCTCGCGCGCAGTGCGATCTGCCCGTCCCACTACATGGCTGTCGTCGACCTCTACCGGGCCACCGGCGACGAGCAGTACCTGCGGCTCTCCGAGGCGTTCGTCCGCGTGCGGGACGATTTCGAGGGCGGCGACGACAACCAGGACCGCGTTCCGGTGCGGGAGCAGACGGTCGTTGCGGGCCACGCGGTTCGCGCGAACTACCTGTATGCCGGGCTCGCCGACCTCGTGGCCGAGACGGGCGACGAGGAGCTCGAGGCGGTGCTCGAGCGTCTGTGGCGCGATGTGGTCGACACCAAGCTCTACATCACCGGCGGCGCGGGCGCGCTGTACGACGGGGCCTCGCCGGACGGCTCGCCCTGGCAGCACCAGATCAGCCGCGTGCACCAGGCGTACGGGCGCGCGTACCAGCTTCCGCACACCACGGCGCACAATGAGTCGTGCGCGAACATCGGGCTGATCCTGTGGGGTGAGCGGATGCTGTCGCTCACGGGTGACGCGCAGTACGCCGACGTGATCGAGCAGGTGGCCTTCAACAGCCTGCTCTCGAGCATCAGCCTCGCGGGATCGGAGTACTTCTATACGAACCCGCTGCGTCAGGTGCGCGACCTCCCCTATGCGCTCCGCAGGCCGGGTGACACCGCGCTGCATCCGACTCCGCCGCCGCCGCCGTCGGACGAGCGCCTGCGCGAGCCGTACCTCTCGTGCTTCTGCTGCCCGCCCAACATCGCCCGCACGCTCGCGCGATTCCACGAGCGCGCCGCGTCCGTCGGCGACGACGGGCTGTTCGTCCACCTCTACGGGGGCAGCACGGTCGACGTGACCGCCGAGGACGGGCGGCGTCTCGCCCTCCGCGAGGACGGGGACTATCCGTGGTCGGAGCGGCTGACCTTCACAGTGACGGATGCCGCGGCGGGCGGCATCCCGCTGCACCTGCGCATCCCCGGCTGGTCGTCGGGCGCGACGCTCGCGGTCAACGGCGAGGCCGTGGCGACGGGCGAGCCGGGCACGTACGCCCGGATCGATCGGCAGTGGCGGACGGGCGACGTCGTCGAGCTCACGCTGCCGATGCCGGTGCGCGTGCTGCGGGCGCACCGGCTGGCTGAGGAGGCGACGAACCAGGTCGCGGTGCGCCGGGGACCGGTCGTGTACTGCGTCGAGAGCGCGGATCTGCCCGAGGGCGTCGTGCTCGAGCAGGTCGCCCTGCGCCGCGGGGCGGCGTTCCGGCCCGTCGAGACCGAGGTCGCCGGCCGGCGCGTCGTGGCGCTCGAGACCCGGGCCCTCGTGCTCCCGGCGTCGGACGAGGACGCCCTCTACGACGACGTGGCCGACGCGGACCTGCGCGAGGCGACCGTGCGGCTCGTCCCGTACTACGCGTGGGGCAACCGCGGTGCCGGCGAGATGTCGGTCTGGCTCCCGCTGGTCTGGTGACGCGCATGAACTCTCAGCACCCGGTCGCGGCATCCGTCACCGCGACGTACATCATCGAGACGTCCCTTCCGCTTCAGCAGGCGGCGGAAGTGCTCGCCGGCGAGCAGTCCACGGGCACCTTCGTGCGCGTCGAGCGCGAGTCGGACGACCTGCGAGCGCGCTTCGCCGCGCAGGTCGTCGCGATCGAGGAGCTGCCGCTCACCGGCGCCTCCCCCCTCCCCGGCGCCGTCGGCGACCCCGCCCTGCGCCGGCGGGCCCGGCTGCGGCTGCGGTTCCCGCTCGACAACTTCGGCCCGTCGCTGCCGAACCTGCTCGCCGCCGTCGCGGGGAATCTGTTCGAGATCAAGGAGCTCGCCGCGATCCGTCTGGTCGACCTCGAGCTGCCGGCGGCGTTCGCCGAGCGCTATGCCGGCCCGGCGTTCGGCGTCCAGGGCACGCGGCGGCTCGTCGGGCGCCCCGACGGAGCCATGATCGGGACGATCGTGAAGCCCAGCATCGGGCTCGCCCCGGCGGAGCTCGCCGAGGTGGTGGCGCAGCTCGCCGAGTCGGGCATCGACTTCATCAAGGACGACGAACTGCAGGGCAACGGCCCGAGCGCGCCGCTCGCCGAGCGCGTCGCCGCGGTGATGCCGGTGCTCGAGCGCTACGCCGATCGCTACGGCCGCAAGCCGATGTACGCCTTCAACATCACCGACGACATCGGTCGGCTCGAGGCCAACCACGACCTCGTCGTCGCCGCCGGCGGCACCTGCGTCATGGCGTGCATCAACCTCGTCGGGCTGCCGGGACTGGAGTTCCTGCGGCGCCACAGCGCCGTCCCGATTCACGGGCACCGCGCGATGTTCGGGGCGTTCGGACGCTCGGAGCAGGTCGGGATAGGGTTCCGTGCGTGGCAGAAGCTCGCGCGCCTGGCCGGCGCCGATCACCTGCACACCAACGGCATCAGCAACAAGTTCTACGAGACGGACGACCAGGTGCTCGACTCGATCGCGGCGGTGCGTGAGTCGCTGCTGGGGCTCACCCCCACGGTGCCCGTGCTGTCGTCGGGGCAGTGGGGCGGCCTCGCCCACGCGACGTACTCCGCCGTGGGCACCACCGACCTGCTCGTGCTCGCCGGCGGCGGCATCCACGGTCATCCGGACGGGGCGGCCGCGGGTGTGGCGAGCATGCGCGACGCGTGGGCGTCGGCGGCACGCGGCGAGACCATCGACGACGCGTACGAGAGCTCGCCCGCCCTGCGTCGCGCGGCGGAGCTGTTCGGGCCCGTCCGTGCCTAGAGCCCGCGTCGCCTTCTACGGCGAC from the Microbacterium atlanticum genome contains:
- a CDS encoding carbohydrate ABC transporter permease — its product is MTLTQPETAATVATPTVHRPAPNRTRRGLLRAVRRLPVWIIVAVLMIVVLYPQVWMVLGSFKTQSEFLSNPALSLPETWQFDNYVTALTNGNVARNWLNSVLVTIPSVLLIVFIGVAAGYALEVMIWKGRNGVLLYILAGIMVPGQMILVPLFITYFRIGITDTLWPLIITYTVMGLPLTTFLMATYFRSVPREIFEAATVDGSGPLRSFFVIGIPMMKNAILTIGLVQFFSVWNDLLIALTFTTRPDLATIQVGLLSLSDEYGSTQYGPLFAAVSINILVLLILFLTLNKKIMAGMSGGALKG
- a CDS encoding sugar-binding transcriptional regulator; this translates as MPLTPYTRQADGQVRLLTKVARMYHERGVRQADIATALNISQAKVSRLLKRAESVGIVRTIVTVAPGVHAELEERLEEKYGLAEAVVVDVDPDADEKELLASLGAGAAGYLEATLSGADRIGVSSWSQTILAMVDRMRPFTVRGATEVVQLLGGVGAPEAQSHSNRILGELARTLGAEPVYVQAPGVVGDPAIRDSLLRDPSMQEVARHWRDLTMAIMGVGSIEPSDVLATSGNAFPPEERQALLDEGAVGDICHRIFRADGSLVRGAIDDRIIAIPVENLMRIPRRVGIAGGDRKLEAIHGALAGSWVTTLVTDLRSAEALADR
- a CDS encoding NAD-dependent epimerase/dehydratase family protein, encoding MQIGVTGSGGKLGRATVERLRADGHDVIGFDLTGTPGPGFTRVDLTDFGQTLDAFLSVTARHDGLDALVHLAAIPVNGLVPDAATFHNNVAVSFNALFAAHRASIRTVVLASSITAMGFPFDDAPPSLPVDETYTSANNTYGLGKVAEEAIAAQLVHWAPETSITALRFTNVVAADEYGTFARAAEPGYRRDLLGSWVDSRDGALAVSLALAAAQPGFEVYNVAAPESGNAAPSREVAQRWFPGTPVADDLGEFESLMSTRKIRERLGFAAEHDWR
- a CDS encoding aspartate/glutamate racemase family protein — protein: MGSAQRIAFLHTGAVNIAPFGALAAEYLPGATVVNYLDDKIVADLGDDERAASVRERIDDLVRAAAAGGADAVMFTCSSISELAAPAAAAAGVPVLRVDEAMADAAVRAGSRIRVLATLPTTCRPTLGLLRERAALAGVEPEFSSEVIEGAFAAVAGGDRTTHDRLVAAAIERGAAEADVIVLAQASMASAAEAVSVEVPVLTSPRLGVERLAESLSQR
- a CDS encoding carbohydrate ABC transporter permease, with the protein product MNSIFGDRKTIFILLAPALVLYTLLKVVPVGWSLGLSFFEGNSLRGFEWVGLQNFATFFTDPAALQSMWVSVFFAVVATALQVALGYALALLYVFVLRKGSTLVRTLVFFPTVLPTVAVALLFRSFVAVGENQGPVNDIINFFGGESVEVLASTVGTMTTAIVMTLWSSMGFYAVLLYAGLLDIPEEVIESARLDGANGLKLVRHIVVPLSLPILLSSIIFSLNATLKVFDSLLALNGGGPGTSTAPMTLYMYRTAFEYAEYGYGSTIAVLLTALCLVFTLAIFRSSRRKAEA
- a CDS encoding ABC transporter substrate-binding protein; this encodes MNTRSNRRRIAVLGIALAAVLPLAACAGGNGDADSGSSDGGSGAGGTDPDTFTVMTANENPVLEEQLTALSEGACKAENEALPLEHQKVAQADTVQKVTLLASQGALPAHTIAGTALIRPDGDLNAAGLVGDLKAALEGADAWDNVLPAAASTVEQVYGGMYSMPYQYNIEGIFYNKEILADNGIEEPQTWDELVDAADTLAGAGVVPMTEAGANGWPLTRIMGMYIFRNVGPEAMAAVRDGDAKLTDPEYVEGAQALADFAAAGYFGEGFSTRDGDTSSNMFLTGQAAMTYDGSWLLSAINDPERNQIGGENVGFMPFPEVEGGKGSIDQYAANAGAPMIINAEQFGPKVVDWVSCIAENYGQQALQDAGVISGFKVNGEVTDLSANTAEMQERIAGIDETVLWFEALMDSKSNSLASTNATLLTTGQMSAEDYMAELQASIDANG
- a CDS encoding alpha-L-rhamnosidase, which produces MSVTVEAPRIEHHREPLGIGERMPRLSWRVASAPSGWRQAAYRVELEQRGAATSFEVQSPDQVLVAWPGEPLQSRERVTVRIAVRGADDAWSEASAPTSLEAGLLEPGDWTARPVGATRNENPNTDDRRPSLVRRGFEAREGVVRARLYATAHGVYEAELNGERVGDDTLSPGWTVYGTRLRYYTYDVTALVRPGHNAIGAWLGDGWYRGRLGWRGGFRNVYGYDQSFLGQLELTYADGTREVIATDHSWRSAPSPILQSGIYDGEDYDAREEQPGWSAPAFDDSAWEGVQERHRDPATLVAPTAPPVRATEELRPVEVLTGPSGSRILDFGQNLVGRVRIRVSGPAGATVTLRTAEVMQDGEIYTRPLRAARAADSYTFAGRDAEEWEPRFTFHGFRYVEVGGWPGDLDADAAAGALVARVYHTDLERTGWFESSDPALNRLHENVVWGMRGNFVDIPTDCPQRDERIGWTGDIQVFGPTASTLFDVSGMLSGWLRDVAIEQLPDGTVPWYVPVIPAVDKWTPMRPGAAWGDVATLLPWTLYERFGDVAVLEAQFDSARRWVDLLERLAGPSRLWDTGFQLGDWLDPAAPPHDPADARTDRYLVATAYFAKSARTVARMADVLGLAEERTHYDALAGEVVAAFAEAYVNDDGTMTSDAQTAYALGLRFDLITDPGRRDAAAARLAQLVHEAGNRISTGFVGTPLVSDALSSGGQVETAYDLILERECPSWLYQVEQGATTVWERWDSLLPDGTVNPGQMTSFNHYALGAVADWMHRVIAGLAPDAPGYRRIRFAPRPGGGLTSASARQLTAYGEAAIAWRMADGRLHVEATVPIGAEAVLDLAGAREETLPPGTHTRDVAQTA